The DNA segment CGATTTATAACAGGATTTTGTCAAGGATGGTTAGGTCCATTAGGCCCTGTTTTTGTTGGAGAGATAAGTTCACCGGCATACAGAGGGTTATTTTTGGCTGGTTTATCTTTAAGCATAGCATCGGGGGTCTTTATGTCACATTTATTTGGAACATTTTTACACTGGAGCCATGCGTCTTTCCTTTGTGGAGCCTTCCCTCTTTTTGGAtgtataattctttattttgcaCCAGAATCACCAGCATGGTTGGCTTCTAAAAACGAAATCGATAGATGCATAAAAGCTTTTCAATGGTATAGAGGAACGAGCGCAGCTATGAAAATGGAACTTGATAAAATGATAGAAGACCAAACTAAGAAGAAGGAAGTGCAAAGTAAACTGAAAACTTTAACAGTGAATATAAAGAAGCCTGAGTTTTGGAAACCCTTGTGTATAATGATTGTGTTTTTCATAGTGACTCAGTTATCAGGTATTAATGTGGTTTGCGCGTACGCAACAGATATAATGGAAGTTATTATAGGAAACAACTCTAACACTTACGCTGCTATGTTAGCTATAGATATATTAAGAGTTATTGCTTTGGTTTCAGCCTGTATTTTACTTAGGAGAAAGGGTAGGAGACCTTTGGCTCTATTTAGTGGAGTTTTTACTACATGTTCTTTAATACTCTtggctatttatttatatatgttggaAAAACGCATCATAAGACACATATCACCGATAATTTCACTCAGTTTGATGgctatttatgtttttgtttccaACTTGGGGATATCACTGTTGCCTTGGAATATGGTTGGTGAATTATTTGCAACTGAAACCAAGGGTTTGGGTTCTGGAATAAGTGTAATGATGACTTCTGTAGCTTTTTTTGGTACCATTAAAACTGCTCCAGCcatgtttaaaagttttggtcATCATggaacttatttattttatggtatATCAACTTTATTTGGAACTATATTTCTGTACTTCTACCTTCCGGAAACAAGAGGTAAAACTCTATTACAAATTGCTGAAGAATTTAGATACGGAGACAAaggaagaaaaaaagaaactacTGAATTGACCAGTGTATAACGGTAAAGTTGTAGTGAATAGGTACTGATTAGCTAACATACTAGCTAGCTCATAAACTAGCaaatttttctcatttagacattaaatgatttttaacatATGTAGAATAGGTAATTATCAATAACTTATTCTTCGACGTTAGTTCAAATTGTCACCCGTTTAgtgatttatgtatttaatataataagtgatTAGGAAATAGCGTTtgttattatctatatataaaattaagtcaaGAGAGATAACAATGAATGTCACGGGCAGTCTAACAGTATCAAGAAATTTTATCTTCTACTAaatttactgttttatatCATTCGGCAACGTTTTATAGCTCGATAAACATTTCGGAAATTTGCTTAAATTTTCCAAGCAATGATTAATTATGATGATTCAAGAAAGTTTATGACGCTTGGCGTGTACTTGATTATAAAAAGCGAAGGTCTATTTCACAGTACGTTAGAGACGGACAAGTGGCACGCGTCGTCGCTAAATTACAAACATCTTCCTGTTTTGACACGTGGCTATGACCCATGAAGTACCACTCCATGATTCGCTGACATCTGCAAGAAATTTTTTCGTACTCTAGAAATTCCCACGTTGGAACTTGGAACGCGACATGTTTTTGTCAGAACTAAAAAATCAGGAAACCATCTGGGTAGTGGGTATTCTATATTTAGTGACTCTTAATAAATGAAAGTGTAGAAAGACctttacgtaatttttttgaagCTTAAGAAGTTttagatgtttattattttaggaacaatatttaaaactacgtaTTACACCAACtacgaaatatttaagtaaattacatGTGTATATTACGTAAGGTTTGCGTCAATTTAATATCGCAATTTGTTATCGCTATTACATATTTGTCTCTAATTGTACTTAAAATTGTGTTTGTGATCTCTttctgtagtttttaaatgttatattgtcTATGGTATTTCTAGTAAATCATTAttctaatgtttttttaatgcaaataaataGCTAATAACTATCCTATATTAGAGGCTTATTTTGAACCAAACCAAACGAGGATTTGTAAAGAACGTGCCTCTTTACATTTACTTTTGAGTAGTTCCTGTgcattcatttgtttattattaacgaAATGCATATCATATCATGATTTTTTGGTTGATGGAAACGGaacgaatatttaatatcacacaATAGGACACGTGGCGGAAACTGTACACGTGTTATCAATTAGGCaggaatgttataaaaaaatgactaCAAAATAAGCTTCACCCTTAAGGGGGTGGAGTCGAAGCATAAAGAATTGTACTGAccaatattttgatatcatttgaaatacatttgccatattaacaaaatgattttatgaGTTCTTATTTTACACAAAAGTGAATCTTTACattgttgtattatttattatactaacatTCAATTACGTAATCACTATTGATAAAtgtaatggaaaataaatcTGTCTTCACCCAgtgtttggttttattttacaggAAATAATGCGTAATTCTAGATGTATATCCTTGTGTATCAAGGATTAAGTGTGTGAATGcagaagtaattaatttattatatatatgtagatgttTATAACGAAATGGTTCAGAAAGGTGAACTTGCCGGGCCCCTAAACCTGTTTAAGAAACGATATTGGGTTAttcaattaagattttatagaaaaaaggtttcaaaataaaaataaaatacatttgatgACTATTTCACTTTGCCtagtaataaagtaatttgttatctttttgtttaactgtttgataaagataactagtattattatgaaatacttttaacactatgtatttattattttaacttgttaCAATGTTgtgtttaaattgtatatataacaataattaatgaattaactGATGCATGGACCACAATTGTAGCGACATTTGGAGGAGATATGGTTGCCCTGCTTGCAATATGTTCGGAATTCCGGTATGGTATGGGGtggtttaacatttaaataatttactatacgGTTGTAACAAAAAACACTCCTCTCTTTTAAGGTCATATGTTTGAAAATGTCTTGTTCGTGGGTTTGTTATTgatttcaatgaaaacaaGTTTTCGGTTCTATATGTCCTGATTATTTGAAACAAGTaagtaagtattatatttgaaataagtaaTAAGTCTGAACATGCTTTTAAcatgataaatattagaatataatatagtaaatgaGTAACTCTCATAgacgtttcatttatatagataGTAGGTATTtgccttaaattttataatattatttttaaatatatgtaaatcttCTAAAGCGAGACAGaatttttcaaattgtatCATgtcaatttattgtatataatccATTGTCTTTCTTCcttcttgttttaaatatatttataacttgtgCTAGCTATATCTCAATTTGCTATTTTATACTTGTTTTTGTAGCATATTTTCATAagtcataaaattaacatgACAGACGGTTTCTATTTCTATTcgcaattatataattctacaCGTGGTACACACGAGCGAAGATCAACTTAATACTTACTATGCACCATAGACCTTTGACATTCAATTCCAAAgcattaacataaaatcaaaatcttaatgtataatatctcATTCCGAcagttatcattttatattaaaataattatattgttctgTTATTGCCATTAATGTTCTCAATACATGAGTTATAACCTGATAAAGATTTAACTGCTTGTTATAGTGTAAAGTAGGCGATAgagtatgtaaattattatgacaacAAAATTACATCGACAAAGATAgagcatttatattaaaactgtgtACTTTGTTGAAGTAAGTGAAAAGCTCGgacaactttatattttactacgtggatgatttttttaaagagttaTTTAAACTAGAAGGTTTATATGCAATTAATTCAAGGAGTTTTGCGTTTATAGCTAGCGGCAAATAATCAATACAAAGGACAaagatatgtttaataaagattttgtatttacaCAATATAAACAGTGATATCGTTTCATTGTAAGTTAacaaagattaataatttatgttaatggaGCTCAATATTAGATAAAGGCATTAGGTTTCACACGGAGAcagaaaagtttaaatttaggaAATGccttttaattctatatttttaaatgctcATTTAAGAGAACGATTTATAATCAaagagttatattattttagaatttagatGAGACGaaatattacaagaaaattaaacttGCGTAAAGAGATATACGAAATTTACTCAACtcttttttcatattgaaaatatttttcgtgcAAGAGAAATGTATTTAGATTAGAACATATACCGTTTTTgttgcatttaaaaatatatcaagtcATTGATGTTGCTACTTTTAATGGATATGTAAAATGCATATATGTTGTAAAGGTACAAAGTCGGActgttaatacatattaaatataaacacattacACGTTCTGCTGTGTGGTGTTATTACGAATAATCAAGAATTACTGACTTGTTTACACTTTGGGCTAAACTGATTTATCTCATTCTTAATTTGATAGTatacagtttatttatatgaattcatAAAGAAATAGCATTATACATTATGTggttaacattaatataaagctGAACTGTACTTCTTAAAACATCTTAATTGcttttattactaaatgaaatactaaaacagtttgtattaaaagacaatataatacagttttatattatattattttaagttcgtAAAAGTTTTAGTCTAGTCATGTGGTtcggtttaaaataaatcaacaccGAAAGATTTGAAACgaattaatgtaattgtaaagCATATGCCACCATGACTTTTGGCTTCAGTTAATTTAGCGTTTTTGTTTGCAGCACCAGATGGGCTTCGTACACCGTATGGCGGAGTCTGGAGATCACTGTCTCTTAGATTATCTGTTACgctaaaaaatacttaagtaTCCTACCTAAGTGTGTTTGTATCCATAGAtactcttattattataaatgatataatgataaaatgtatttttaaaacgttcaaacctgtatgaaatataaatgggAGGactttttaagattaattttacctTTCATTATCTAAAATagcattaaatattgtatatcttacaaacaaatactatcttaattaagaagaaaacctatttctttatatttctaattgtGTGCTACATAAGACTTCGATATTTCTAGTAAAGTTTTGAAtgtcaatttatttgataattagaTTATAAACTGATCCACCTAATTGTTAAGAATTCTGTTCGATACAATCGTGTCAATGAAGTGCTTCATCAAGGCAATGAACTGATAGCTTATCAATGTCCAGTGTCATTgagactaaataaaatttaaaatattattaattatttgtcaaCTCTTTCAAATAATCTCCTGATTAAACATGATCATTGAAAGATTACAGTTAATTTGtacgtaaaataaataggtttcatcgttaatatatagattatagaaatagttatttttatattccggttatttattgtaatttttttattattcacaatTAAAGATCTTTTTTCTATGAACACTATTGGACctggaatattatatatatatatatttcgatcTCATATGTTAATTATGGAACAAAATTTAACAACAGCAATGAagcaaacaataaaacatgcgtgaaatataaatcaattatattataataaatgtactcTATATTTACCAATAcctttttatactatatagaacagatctttttaatttattctcaaaggTTCTTGCGTCTGTAGCCTTGAGCTTTTGGGGATATTATTCTTAGCTAAGAAGGAGCTGCATAAAGGGCATTATAAGCATAGCACACAGAGATTATAAGTCATCTTAATCTGAACACGTGGACTTGcaacgatatttttttgcgTTCCCATGAACTCTGCGACAATAGAGCGACCTCGATGAAAGACGCCAGAGCTACGCAAGAATAAGTATTACAACAATGGGGTTGCTTCTTTGACTTTAATATAAGAGGATGCGGGATCTTGATACTGGTTTGTTtctgttatgttttatataataatttgtttaaaattatatggagGTTCTACCTTAACATACttacattcaattaaaatactagtTAACAACAGATAGGATtcgtaaaattttttgaaactgtaattattataagattacAAGTGCAGACAATTAAAATGGATCAAAAATATcattgacatatatatactttatcatatatatgtatgattttaatatctgcTGGCGATAATCTTACACATCATTTAATTACGTAACTTTAGATAGATAAATGTacctatatttaaagtatcaaGACTGCATGAGCTAGCAACAacaccttaaataaaaaaaggacaTAGCGTCTCGTAACGGACATTTTGGTGCATCGATCTTTCTTCATTCTATAGTTACgccaaaaaagatttatattcccacgaatatagtatttatacatATCAAGCTTAGCTTTTGTGAACTTAAATTATCAATGTggtaatgaaatatgtatatatacatgtatgtatgtatatatatatatatatatatgtatgtacataatatcATACGTTCATTAGTCATTttggtaatatataaaacatcagaattatttttgaaacatgtagtcataatgagatctcagatttaaatgaaagaaatattttcggattattacgcgaatttttttttttaaactacatactccagACGtatcggttactttgcagcaagcgtgatcacgggcagatgagatCGCTGTTGCTTtccggattactacgcgtatttttccaaaatattagtttcatttacatgtaGTTATATTTCAACCAGACTTGTATTTTAGGAgctgattatatatatttttctctcttataaaacctaatatatcatctaaaaattaactaataaaacataCTAAAGGATGATTACACGATTAAGAAATACATGAAGAATAAAACGTAGACTGAGatctaaaataatagatttttttttgtaccagACAGACCTGTTAtctaatgataaattttatccgatagataataatgtaattttgaaCCAAAGTTAAAACAGAAATCAAAACGACTAGTCATGATACACCAaaagattaaatgaaaatttttaaatctaaagagctcaaaaatattaatcacacTGAACACGGCCTAGCGAATGAAGCGGAAAATGCTTAAATGGAATCCCAAATAGCGAGACGTTGCAACcgtaaaatatgatttaatgtttaaaaaaaataaagttattaaaattcttaccGTCCCGGAAACAGGATATATGTGGAGAGATGGAacctatttacaaatattgggatttttaaaattcttgtaTTTAGCTGTACAGAATGTGAAAAAACGTTTTACTTTAAACGTAGAACAATTGCGAAAAGTTACGAAGAAGATAATGTCTTTCATAATGATGCTGTCTTCtttaattatgaaagaaaacttaaaaatgaaatggaTCGGATTTAGGgttactataaattatttataaagtcatataaaaaataccgaAATTAGTAGAAAAGATTATGCACTGACGTTGAACGGTTCTTTGCATCCgaaattcttttcaatctCTCCCtagaatctttttttttaagggtAACGGCAACGCATTACAATCACAATACAACCGCCGCCCTTAACGGCCACGGGACTGGTTCTACAATTTCGGTTATCTTTCAAGCCATGAttagtttgaatttaatttaactataaaatgaGTTAGTTCCTTAATAATTGATTctgcatattttttgttaagaacGCTGTGCTTTGTGCTGAAGAACACTCTGTGCTTTACAGGAATGAAATAGATTaaagttagtttaaaaatatatatgtatgtacatatttttagcacaataaaagaaagaattaaacaagttcgtataaattctattaaactgtggtttatttcataacgcTCAGTTTGTTTGTGGCACCGACCTCGCGGTCTTTTCAAACAACGTTTTAAGTAGGTCATTTAAAGTTGAACAGTTTTGCTGCATTACCATAGGGGTTTGTTTTAAGGGGTTGGCATTCAGATGTGTCGTTAATGGTGTGATTAAGATTATTGAATATCTCAAATTAGGTGAAACAGGGTataagataacaaaaaaataattaataaagcatttaatttattacgttaaaattattctaacatcacataattttcaattcaaggcacagtttgtattttataatagtttgtaATTCGGTGcctctattatatttatttacactaacTAATATGAGCATAAAAAGacaaattgattattataaatacaataagttaaatttaatactagtggacttaataacaattatcaatgacatttatattaaatttttattttaagataactgTGATAGATAAACTATTATAGGCTaagttatcatatatattataagctgTTATTTTTCCAATGACCGTTACAGAATGGAACACCTTGCGCCCGTTTCGAGTGTACTCTTTGGCGACGACAGCTGtatgtttttacttttttcacatagttacataatatttacatcaaatttattttaatggaattactttacaaattttaGGATCAAGTGCTGCTTTTAGGAATAGGTCGCGCCTGTCTAGTTTTCTCTTGCCACCATTTAAGAGTCTCTTCGAATTGTTCACGATCTTCTGGAGTAACTTGTATGTCTGGTAGTTCCTTTTTAAGGTCGACCTCGTTGTAGTGATGATCTAAATATTCACTTTCTTCcttgaatttatattgattatgtGACAGCATCAAATCTGGATTGATTGCTTCTAATGGCAGCTGTGAATCTTCTTCAAAGTTGCgatgaatattttgtattgtttcagCATATTTAACTTCAAAATCTCCATCATTCAATGCAGCTTCTGGTTCACAATAGTTTTGTTCAGGAATAACTGTGAATTGTTCAGCTGAGTTAGGAAATGGAAAGTGTGTTTCCAAAACATGAGAGTGTATTTCCTCCGCTCCAAGAAGGTCAGATGAGGG comes from the Danaus plexippus chromosome 15, MEX_DaPlex, whole genome shotgun sequence genome and includes:
- the LOC116766387 gene encoding facilitated trehalose transporter Tret1-2 homolog isoform X2 gives rise to the protein MAAMASLALLFGNMISGYLMEKMGRRASQILLSVFYIGGWTIIGFAGNIHLILFGRFITGFCQGWLGPLGPVFVGEISSPAYRGLFLAGLSLSIASGVFMSHLFGTFLHWSHASFLCGAFPLFGCIILYFAPESPAWLASKNEIDRCIKAFQWYRGTSAAMKMELDKMIEDQTKKKEVQSKLKTLTVNIKKPEFWKPLCIMIVFFIVTQLSGINVVCAYATDIMEVIIGNNSNTYAAMLAIDILRVIALVSACILLRRKGRRPLALFSGVFTTCSLILLAIYLYMLEKRIIRHISPIISLSLMAIYVFVSNLGISLLPWNMVGELFATETKGLGSGISVMMTSVAFFGTIKTAPAMFKSFGHHGTYLFYGISTLFGTIFLYFYLPETRGKTLLQIAEEFRYGDKGRKKETTELTSV
- the LOC116766387 gene encoding facilitated trehalose transporter Tret1-like isoform X1; the encoded protein is MMDHTSELEKINVGGNENGKSETEKTYSEVESRHSPFARQAFISTGAFMLSFGAGATAGFSSILIPQLKHDMKNHNFSTEMESWVAAMASLALLFGNMISGYLMEKMGRRASQILLSVFYIGGWTIIGFAGNIHLILFGRFITGFCQGWLGPLGPVFVGEISSPAYRGLFLAGLSLSIASGVFMSHLFGTFLHWSHASFLCGAFPLFGCIILYFAPESPAWLASKNEIDRCIKAFQWYRGTSAAMKMELDKMIEDQTKKKEVQSKLKTLTVNIKKPEFWKPLCIMIVFFIVTQLSGINVVCAYATDIMEVIIGNNSNTYAAMLAIDILRVIALVSACILLRRKGRRPLALFSGVFTTCSLILLAIYLYMLEKRIIRHISPIISLSLMAIYVFVSNLGISLLPWNMVGELFATETKGLGSGISVMMTSVAFFGTIKTAPAMFKSFGHHGTYLFYGISTLFGTIFLYFYLPETRGKTLLQIAEEFRYGDKGRKKETTELTSV